ATCGCCGAAACCGGTCAGCATCTCGCCGAGGTGTTTCACCGGCGCGGGAACTTCGCTGGCGCCGATCGGCGCGTCGAAGAGCAGCATCGAAAGGATCACGGCATTGAGCGTAACGAAGAGGCAGGCCTGCCAGCGCAAAGGCGGCATGCCGACGGCGCTCCGGCGCCAGCGCCTGTCCAGGGAAGCCCAAAATGCCCGCATTTCGTCGTCCGTTCGAATTTGTCCCAGAGCCCGCGCGTCCAACAGGACACGCTAAGGACGCTCTATTACTTTGAATTGACGCACGATCCTTTGTCGAAAATCGCTTCCGATTTCGGGATTATGCGCTCGTTAAAATCCGGCGCAAAAATACACGAGATTGTGGCCGAGAATAGTCCGTTTCGGATAATTCGACCAAGCGGGACGCGCTTCACCGCCCTCAATGGAAAAAGCCCTCCGCATGCGCGATGCGAAGGGCTGGATACTGTTTCACGTGAAATATCAGGCGGAAAGCGTCTTGAACTCGGCGAGGATCGCATCGCCCATCTCGACGGTGCCGACCTGCCTTGCGCCATCGGCCATGATGTCGCCAGTGCGAATGCCCTTGTCGAGCACGTTGGCGATCGCCTTTTCCAGATCGTCGGCTTCCTTCACCAGATTGAAGGAGTAACGCAGGCACATGGCGAAGGAGGCGATCATGGCGATCGGATTGGCGATGCCCTTGCCGGCGATGTCAGGGGCCGAGCCGTGCACCGGCTCGTAAAGCGCCTTGCGCTTGCCGGTCTTGCCGTCAGGTGCGCCGAGCGAGGCCGATGGCAGCATGCCGAGCGAGCCGGTCAGCATGGCGGCGACGTCGGAGAGCATATCACCGAAGAGGTTGTCGGTGACAATGACGTCGAACTGCTTGGGCTGGCGCACCAGCTGCATGCCGCCGGCATCGGCCAGCATGTGTTCGAGCTGGACGTCGGAATATTTCGCCTTGTGCGTCTCGGTTACCACCTGGTTCCAGAGCACGCCCGACTTCATGACGTTGCGCTTTTCCATGGAGCAGACGCGATTCTGCCGCGTGCGGGCCATTTCGAAGGCGACGCCTGCGATGCGCTCGATCTCGTAGGTATCATAGACCTGCGTGTCGATGCCGCGCTTCTGGCCATTGCCGAGATCGATGATTTCCTTCGGCTCGCCGAAATAGACGCCGCCCGTCAGCTCGCGGATGATCAAGATATCGAGGCCTTCGACCAGTTCCGGCTTCAGCGACGAGGCCGCAGCAAGGGCCGGATAGCAAATGGCGGGGCGCAGGTTTGCGAAGAGCTGCAGATCCTTGCGCAGGCGCAGCAGGCCGGCTTCCGGGCGCACTTCATAAGGCACGCTATCCCATTTCGGGCCGCCGACGGCGCCGAACAGAACGGCATCGGCGGCAAGCGCCTTCTGCATGTCGGCTTCTGAGATGGCAGCGCCATGCGCATCATAGGCGCAGCCGCCGACAAGGCCTTCATCGGTGACGAAACCGGCATTCATCGCCTCGTTCATATAGGCGATGATCTTGCGGACCTCGCCCATGGCCTCGGGACCGATGCCGTCACCCGGCAGCAGGAAAAGATTGCGCGCTGTCATGAAACCCTCCTGGGAAAAACAAGTTGCGGTTTCTTAGACCCCGGAAATGGGCATTTCAAGCGACAGAAGCGGTGAATCGGTACGCTTCGCTCCGAGCCGCGACGGTTGCTCCTGCGTCCACAAACGAATTAGAACGGTGACCCTATCTTTATTCTGGATGGTTCCCATGCCTTTCGCGCCTCTCCACCTCGACACGCCCTTGCTCCAGACCGCACCTGGCTACAGCGCCAGCGGCAAACCACTCTGGCTGAAGCTCGATGCGCTGCAGCCTTCCGGCAGCTTCAAGCTGCGCGGCGTTGGCCGGCTTTGCCAGCACGAGGTGGAAAATGGTGCGCGCGAAATCTTCTGCGCTTCCGGCGGCAATGCCGGCATTGCGGCGGCTTATGCCGGCCGGGCGCTCGGTGTGCCGGTCACGATTGTCGTGCCGGAGACGACGGCGGCCGACGTACGGCAGACGATTGCCGCAGCGGGCGCGAATGTCCTCGTTCATGGTTCGGTTTTCGATGAGGCCAATGCCCATGCGATCGAACTCGCCCGGAGCCGCAAGGCAACCTATGTGCACCCCTTCGACCATCCGCTTCTGTGGGATGGCCATGCCACGCTGATCGACGAGGTGGTGGCGAAAGGGGCAAAATTCGATTGCGTCGTCACCAGCGTCGGCGGCGGCGGGCTGCTTGCCGGCATCGTCGAGGGATTGAAGCGCAACGGGCTTTCCGATGTGCCTGTTATCGCCGTCGAAACGGAAGGGGCGGCTTCGCTCCATGCCAGCCTCAAGGCGAATGAGCGTATCACCCTTCCCGCCATTACCTCGATCGCCAATTCGCTCGGGGCGCGGCAGGTGGCGCAGCATGTCTTTGACCTGCCGCAGCAGCATCCGATCGAAAGTGTTCTCGTCAGCGACGCCGATGCCGTTGCCGCCTGCCTGAAATTTGCCGATGCGCAGCGCATTCTGGTCGAGCCGGCTTGCGGTGCGGCCCTTGCGGTTGCCGATGTGCATGCCGGGTTGCTTCAGCGCTTCGATAATCCGCTTATCGAAGTCTGCGGCGGCATCGGTGTGTCGCTCGAAAAACTCAGGGGCTGGAAAGAAAAATTTCTTTGACCCACACCAAAGAAAAAGCCGTGCGTAAGCCCGGCTTGATCGGTAACCGATTGGAAGGGCTCAGGCTGCCCAGGGGTGCGAAGCGGCGTTCTTCTTTTCGAAGCTGTCGATCGCCTTGCCCTTTTCCAGGGTCAGGCCGATATCATCGAGGCCGTTCAGCAGGCAGTGACGCTTGAACTCGTCGAGATCGAACTTGATCAAGCCACCATCGGGGCCGGTGATCTCGAGGTTTTCGAGGTCGACGGTCAGGATGGCGTTGGAGCCGCGCGAGGCGTCGTCCATCAGCTTGTCGAGATCTTCCTGGCTGACCTTGATCGGCAGGATGCCGTTCTTGAAACAGTTGTTGTAGAAAATATCGGCGAAGCTGGTCGAGATAACGCAGCGGATGCCGAAATCCAGAAGCGCCCAAGGTGCGTGCTCGCGCGAGGAGCCGCAGCCGAAATTGTCGCCGGCAACCAGGATCTTGGCATCGCGATAGGCCGGCTTGTTCAGCACGAAATCCGGGTTTTCTGAGCCGTCTTCGTTATAACGGGCTTCGGCGAAGAGGCCGGTGCCGAGACCGGTGCGCTTGATCGTCTTCAGATAATCCTTCGGAATGATCATGTCGGTGTCGACGTTGACAACCGGCAGGGGCGCTGCAACGCCCGTGAGCTTCACGAATTTATCCATGACCCATGCTCCATTTCAGCAAATCTACTTCCAGAATTTGCATCTAGTCCAGTTTTTCGCCGAAATGAAGGAGAATCTTTCACAGATGGCGGCCACGCGACGTTTCGCGCGGTCCGCTCAATTGCGCCTGTCCCTTATTTGGACGCTGCGTTCAACCCCCAGAGGACGCCGAACGGATCACGAAGCTGGCCATAGCGGTCGCCCCAGAACATCAGTTCGACCGGCATGACGACTTCGGCGCCGGCGGCAACCGCGCGATCCCACCAGAAATCGATATCATCGATCACCAGCTGGATTGCAAAGCCTTCATGGCCTTTGAAGGGATGGCCATATTCGGGATAGGCGTCCGACAGCATCAGGGAACTGCCGTTGATGTAGAGATGCACATGCATCGTTCTGCCGCTCTCGTCGACCGGCACGAGATATGCCTCTTCGGCGCCGAAAGCCTTCTTGTAGAATTCCGCAGCTTTCACCGCGCCGCCGACCGTAAGATAGGGCAGCAGGCCGTTCTTGACCGGTGGCATCTTGGTCGGGTTGCTCTCTGTCGTCGCATCCATGCTTGTCCTCCATTCGTTTTTTGAACGCCGGCTGAATGCCTGGCTGCTTCAAGGACGTAGCATGGAAGCGTGATCCGACAGTGTCGGCCGAAATTTTTCGGCGAACCAAAATTTTCAGCAAAAAGGTGATCAGAGATCGATGATCGTGCCGCGGCCGTCGTTCCAGACCCGCATCTCGCGCTGGCCGTTATTTGCCTTGGCGCGGACCGGAGCGGGCTTCATCTTCATCGAAAGCGCGCGTCCGACCATGAGCACGGTCAGGATGCCGCCGACGGCAAGCGTCACTGAAAAGGTGAGAAGCAGCATCGCCACGAAAACGGTGGCGCCGGCAAGCATGAGGAAGATGGAGCGAATGTTCTGCATGTTAGAGACCTTTCTTCGGAAAGGAATGTGGTCCTTCTCTTTCCTCTCTGCAAGGCAAGCATGGCTTTTTGTTGTTCTGTGGGAGGTTCTGGGGTGGGCTGCTTGCTTCGGCTTTCAAAGCTTGGCAGTAATTCGCCATGAGCCGAAACCCGACGACCCGCCCCATCCGCCTGCGCCGTTCGGTGCTGAGCGTGCCTGCCATCAATCCCCGCGCCCTTGAAAAAACCCATGCGGTCGATTGCGATGCGGTGATCTTCGATCTCGAGGATTCCGTGGCGCCGGAAAAGAAGGCGGAAGCGCGGGAAAATCTGAGGAATTTCTTTTCGGCTCGGCCGCTCCAAGGCAAGGAGCGGATCATCCGCATCAACAGTCTGTCCACCAATTTCGGCCTGGCGGACATGGAGCTGGTGACGGCGCTTGGTCCCGATGCCGTGCTGCTGCCGAAGGTCGACGAGCCGCAGGATGTCATGGCGGTGGGCGACCTTCTCTCCGAGGCCGATGCATCGGAAGATCTGCGCATCTGGGCGATGATCGAGACACCGCGCGGCATCCTCAATGCGGCTGCTATCGCCGAAGCCGGGCGCACGCCGGGCTCACGGCTCGATTGTCTCGTCGTCGGGCTCAACGACCTGCGCAAGGAAACCGGCGTGCTGCCGCAGCCGGGGCGGAACTATCTCGTGCCGTGGCTGATGCAGGTCGTCCTTGCGGTCAGCGCTTACGGGCTCGATGCGATCGACAGCGTCTTCAACGATTTCAGGGACGAACAGGGTTTCGATGCCGAATGTCTGCAGGGCCGGGCCATGGGCTTTGCCGGCAAGATGCTGATCCATCCGGCGCAGATCGAGCCCGCCAACCGGCATTTCGGTCCGGATCCGGCAGCGATTGCGGAAGCGGAGGCGATCATAGCAGCCTTTGCCGACCCCGCTTCCGATGGGCTGAATGTCATCAATGCAGGCGGGCGGATGGTCGAGCGGCTGCATCTTGTCCAGGCGGAAAGTCTGGTCCATAAAGCGCGCCTTATCGCAGCCCGCCAGGCTGCAGCACGAAAGACGATGTGATGAAACTCTACCGCTTCCTGACCGGTCCCGACGATGCTTCCTTCTGCCATAAGGTCACCGCCGCCCTCAACAAGGGCTGGTCGCTGGAGGGCTCGCCGACCTATGCCTTCAATGCCGCAACCGGTGCGATGCAGTGCGGCCAGGCCGTCGTCAAGCATGTCGAAGGCAAGGACTACGATCCCGAGATGAAGCTCTCCGAGCAGTGAGGTTTTAGCGCATAACCCCCGAAAATCGTAATCGATTTTCGGGGGTTATGCGTGATTGAAAGTGATAGCGCGTCCTTAGCGCGTCCTTGGACGCGCGGCGCTCTATCGTTCGGCGGCTTCCTCGGCGCTGGCCTCGATCCGCTCCATGTCATCGTCGCTCAGCCCGAAATGGTGGCCGATCTCGTGGATCAGGACGTGGGTGATGATGTCACCGAGCGTCTCGTCGTTTTCAGCCCAGTAGTCGAGAATGGGACGGCGGTAGAGGCGGATGCGGTTCGGCATCTCGCCGGTTTCCACCGTGAAACGTTCGGAAATGCCCCTGCCCTCGAAAAGGCCGAGCAGATCGAAAGGGGTTTCCAGCGCCATGTCCTCGAAAACGTCGTCATCGGGGAAATCTTCGATCTCGATCGTGAGGTTGGTCGTCAGTTGGCGGAATTCATCCGGGAGATGGCTGTAGGCCTCCATCGCCAGCGACTCGAAGGCGCTGATCGTCGGCGCATGGCGGTCCCGCCAATCATCGCTCTGGTCTATGCGGGCCATGAATATTCCTTCCTTTGCGGGCCCATATAGAACCTTTATCGCCGATTTTCGAGTGCGGAATCAAAGGCAGGAATATTTTCATAGAAAATGGCCGTTGACTCTTCATTAGCTCTCTGGAATCTATAAGAACATAACAGGAACAAGACGGATTGGAGAACGCCATGGCGCAGCACGCCCTGGCGCGCGAGCGGCTTTTTGCGCTCCGCGAAACCATCGCCAGACTGGAGGGAAGGCCCGCGCCGGCGCTTGCTGCAGCGGAACGGGAAGCCGTGGCGGAAGGACGTAAGACCCGCCAGGAGCGCACGCTGCCGCCCCTGCCGTTTGGGGTGGAGTTTCTCGACGGGGCGCTGGAAGGCGGCCTGCCGCTTGATGCGATCACCGAATTCCGTTCCGCTCTGTCTCGCGATGCCGGTGCTGCAAGCGGGCTGGCGATGGCTGTTGCCGCGCGGCTGCAAAAACAGGAAGCGGATGCCGGCCGCCTTCTGCCGTTGCTCTGGATCGGCGATGCCGTCGGCACGCTGGAGGCCGGCCGTCCCTATGCTCCCGGGCTTCGGGATTTCGGACTGAGCCCGGAGCGGTTTCTCCATGCGGCGCCGCGCAAGCTGGATGAGGCGCTCTGGCTGGCGGAGGTGGCGGTGGAAAGCGCTGCCTTCTCGGCCGTCATCTTCGAAGTGCGGGGCAATCCCGTCCATTTCGGCCTGACCGAAAGCCGCCGGCTCAGTCTCAGGGCGCATGCTGCCCGCCGTCCGCTCTTTCTTGTCCGTCAAGCGGGAGCGGAGGAGGCAAGCAGTGCGGCCTTGCGTCTGCATGTCGAACCGGCCCCGTCCGCTCTGCGGCCGTTGCCGGATGGATCGACACTTTCCGGCAGCATCGGCAATCCGATTTTCCGTCTCACACTGGAGAAGAGCCGAAATCCGGCCCCGCTCTCCTTTCTTCTGGAGTGGAATCCCCATGAACGCGAATTTCTCCCTGTCGCCGAACCAAACCTCGTTCGTCCTCCAGGCGAACAGTCAGCGCATTCTGGCGCTCAGCTTCCCGCATCTGCCAACGGATCGCATCGCTCGCAAGCGATGGGGGCTCTCCTGGCGTTCGAAAGGGCGTCCTGAGACGCCGCCTATCGTCTGTTCCGGCAAGCTCAACAATGCCATGCGGCTGACGGCACTGGACGAGTTGGCCGAAAGGCTGGGGTTGAGGAAGGAGCTGGGCGTTGCCGAAGCGCGCGCCATGTACCCGATGCTCGAGGTCGCGGAAGAGGATCCGGCGGCCGACCGCCGGTTGCTGGAGGCAATTGCCGACTGGTGCGACCGCTATACGCCACTGGTGGCGTTTGACGGCAAGGACGGTCTGTTTCTCGACATTAGCGGCTGCGCCCATCTTTTCGGCGGTGAAAAGGCGCTTCTCAAGGATGTGCTGTCGCGGCTTTTTCATATGGGGTTCGATGCCCGCGGTGCGATCTCATCGTCACCCGGCCTTTCCTGGGCCGCGTCCCGCTTCGGGCAAGGCGGCGTGATCGAGGACGAAGAGACGGAACATGTGCTGATGTCCTTGCCGGTTGCAGCCTTGCGGCTGGAAGGACAAACCGTCGATGCCCTGAAGAAGCTCGGTCTGAAATATATCGGCGACGTCATCGATGCGCCGCGAGCGCCGCTGACCCGCCGGTTCGGCCCGGAGCTGCTTCTGCGTCTCGACCAGGCGCTGGGACGTGAAGAGGAGCCGGTCTCGCCCCGGCGTCCTGTTGCCAGCCTCTCGGCCGAAAGCCGGCTGATCGAGCCCATCGGGACGGAAGAGCAGATCCTTGCCGTCACCAGGCAGGTCGCCTTATCGCTGCAGCCGTCGCTGGAGGCGCGGGGGGCTGGAGGGCGGGTGTTCGAACTGGTCCTGTTCCGCGTCGACGGCAGGGTCTTTCGTATCTCCGTCGGCGCTTCGCAGCCGCTTCGCGAACCAAAGTTCATCGCCGGGCTTTTTTCCGAGCGATTGCAGGCGGTCTATGACGATCTCGATGCCGGCTATGGTTTCGAGATCCTGCGGTTGAATGTGTTGCGGCACGATCCCTTCAACGAGGCGCAGGGTGATTTCGAGGGCGACCGTCAGGGAGAGGTCTCGCTTTCGGCCTTCGTCGACCGGGTCTCGGCCCGGCTTGGTGCGGATTGCCTGCAAAGCTTCCAGCTCCGCGAGAGCCATGTGCCGGAACGCGCCGTCATCACGGTTCCTGTGATGGAGAGCCTTCCCAGGCGGAAGATAGCGCAGGACATCCAGCTTCCTTTCCGCGAAGAGCGCCCGCTGCGGCTCTTTGCAACGCCGGAGCCCGTCGAGACCATACTTGCTGAAGTGCCGGATGGTCCGCCGCAGATCTTTCGCTGGCGGCGCATGCAGCATCAGGTGGCAAGAAGCGAAGGGCCGGAACGGATTGCCATGGAGTGGTGGATCGATGGAAGTGACGCCGAGGCGCGTGACTATTTCCGCATCGAGGATGAGACTGGACATCGTTTCTGGATCTATCGGCGGGGCTTTTATGGTCAGGCGCTTGATCCTCGCTGGTTCATGCATGGCGTGTTCGCATGACAATCGCGCGCGCATTCTTCGAGATCGGCACGAGGACGAATTTCTCGTTTCTTGAAGGCGCCTCTGGCCCTGAGGAGATGGTCGTGCAGGCCGCTCATCTCAGGCTCGGCGGCCTCGGGATTGCGGACCGGAATTCGGTTGCCGGCGTGGTGCGAGCGCATGCGCAGGCGGAGCAGCTTGAGGAGAGATACAAGAACAGGGATGAGATTCTGGCCCAGGCGAAGAAGGAAGGAAAAGAGGAGGAGATCCTCGATCCTATCCGGATTCAGCCGGGCGCTCGTCTCGTCTTTTCCGACGGAACGCCTGATATCCTTGCCTATCCGCAAAACCGGCGAGGCTGGGCGAACCTTTGCCGTCTTCTCACCGCCGGCAATCTGAAGGAGGAAGCGGTCAAGGAAGCTGCATCCTGACGGAAGCGGAACTCATGGAATGGGGGGACGAGATGATGCTTGCCCTCGTTCCGGATCGCACCCCTGTCGATCATCAGGCGGGTCAGTCGACGCTGGAAGATTATCTGGAACGGTTTCGCAGACGCTTCCGCAAGGCCTTTTTTATGGCGCTGGCGCCAGCCTATGACGGTCGCGACAGGCAGGTCTTTGCGGTGTTTTCCATGCTCGCCGCCCGAAACCGCGTGCCGCTGATTGCAACCAACCAGCCGCTTTATCATCATCCCGAACGCCGGCCGCTTTCGGATGTCGTGATCGCGATCCGGGAGCATGTACAGATAGCGCAAGCCGGATTCCTGCTGGCGCCGAATGCCGAACGCTATCTCAAGGATTCACGTGAAATGGCCCGGATCTTCCGGGACTACCCTGATGCGATCGAGAATACGCAGGTATTTTTCGACAGCTTGACCTTTTCCCTGAAGGAACTCGAGCACAATTATCCGCCGGAAAACGATCCCGGCGAAACGCCGCAGGAGACTCTCGAAAGGCTGACGAGAGCGGGAGCGGCAAGACGCTATCCCAAGGGTATCCCGCCCAAGGTGGCGCCACAGATCGAGTATGAACTCGATCTCATTAAAAAAAAGAAGTATGCCTCTTATTTCCTGACGGTTCACAGGATCATCCAGCACGCCCGCTATGAACTGAAGGTCTTGTGCCAGGGGCGCGGATCGGCGGCAAATTCGGTCATCTGCTATTGCCTCGAGATAACGGAAGTCGATCCTCAAAAAAGCACACTGCTCTTCGACCGCTTCATTTCTATGGATCGCGATGAACCGCCGGATATCGACGTTGATTTCGAGCATGATCGACGCGAAGAGGTCATCCAGTTCATCTATAAAAGATACGGCATAGAACATGCTGGGCTGACGGCGGGGGTGACGACCTACCGTACGCGCTCGGCGGGCCGCGAGGTTTCCAAGGCCTTTGGGCTGTCGGAGGATGTCCAGTCGGCGATCAGCAGCCTCGTCTGGGGCTGGTCGGAGGATAATCTCTCGGAGCGGGACGCGAAGGCGGCGGGTCTCGACGTCAAGGATCCGGTGACCCGAAACGTTCTTCAGTATGCGTCCGAACTTCTCGGCTTCCCGCGCCACCTCACACAGCATGTCGGCGGCTTCGTCATCACGCGTGATAGGCTCGATGAGGTGGTGCCGATCATGAAGACGGCGATGCCGGATCGCTACATGATCGAGTGGGACAAGGACGACCTCGACAACGTCAAGATCCTCAAGGTGGATGTGTTGGCGCTCGGCATG
The nucleotide sequence above comes from Rhizobium indicum. Encoded proteins:
- a CDS encoding ImuA family protein — its product is MAQHALARERLFALRETIARLEGRPAPALAAAEREAVAEGRKTRQERTLPPLPFGVEFLDGALEGGLPLDAITEFRSALSRDAGAASGLAMAVAARLQKQEADAGRLLPLLWIGDAVGTLEAGRPYAPGLRDFGLSPERFLHAAPRKLDEALWLAEVAVESAAFSAVIFEVRGNPVHFGLTESRRLSLRAHAARRPLFLVRQAGAEEASSAALRLHVEPAPSALRPLPDGSTLSGSIGNPIFRLTLEKSRNPAPLSFLLEWNPHEREFLPVAEPNLVRPPGEQSAHSGAQLPASANGSHRSQAMGALLAFERAS
- the leuD gene encoding 3-isopropylmalate dehydratase small subunit — protein: MDKFVKLTGVAAPLPVVNVDTDMIIPKDYLKTIKRTGLGTGLFAEARYNEDGSENPDFVLNKPAYRDAKILVAGDNFGCGSSREHAPWALLDFGIRCVISTSFADIFYNNCFKNGILPIKVSQEDLDKLMDDASRGSNAILTVDLENLEITGPDGGLIKFDLDEFKRHCLLNGLDDIGLTLEKGKAIDSFEKKNAASHPWAA
- a CDS encoding pyridoxal-phosphate dependent enzyme, translated to MPFAPLHLDTPLLQTAPGYSASGKPLWLKLDALQPSGSFKLRGVGRLCQHEVENGAREIFCASGGNAGIAAAYAGRALGVPVTIVVPETTAADVRQTIAAAGANVLVHGSVFDEANAHAIELARSRKATYVHPFDHPLLWDGHATLIDEVVAKGAKFDCVVTSVGGGGLLAGIVEGLKRNGLSDVPVIAVETEGAASLHASLKANERITLPAITSIANSLGARQVAQHVFDLPQQHPIESVLVSDADAVAACLKFADAQRILVEPACGAALAVADVHAGLLQRFDNPLIEVCGGIGVSLEKLRGWKEKFL
- a CDS encoding Y-family DNA polymerase; this encodes MRLTALDELAERLGLRKELGVAEARAMYPMLEVAEEDPAADRRLLEAIADWCDRYTPLVAFDGKDGLFLDISGCAHLFGGEKALLKDVLSRLFHMGFDARGAISSSPGLSWAASRFGQGGVIEDEETEHVLMSLPVAALRLEGQTVDALKKLGLKYIGDVIDAPRAPLTRRFGPELLLRLDQALGREEEPVSPRRPVASLSAESRLIEPIGTEEQILAVTRQVALSLQPSLEARGAGGRVFELVLFRVDGRVFRISVGASQPLREPKFIAGLFSERLQAVYDDLDAGYGFEILRLNVLRHDPFNEAQGDFEGDRQGEVSLSAFVDRVSARLGADCLQSFQLRESHVPERAVITVPVMESLPRRKIAQDIQLPFREERPLRLFATPEPVETILAEVPDGPPQIFRWRRMQHQVARSEGPERIAMEWWIDGSDAEARDYFRIEDETGHRFWIYRRGFYGQALDPRWFMHGVFA
- a CDS encoding HpcH/HpaI aldolase/citrate lyase family protein, coding for MSRNPTTRPIRLRRSVLSVPAINPRALEKTHAVDCDAVIFDLEDSVAPEKKAEARENLRNFFSARPLQGKERIIRINSLSTNFGLADMELVTALGPDAVLLPKVDEPQDVMAVGDLLSEADASEDLRIWAMIETPRGILNAAAIAEAGRTPGSRLDCLVVGLNDLRKETGVLPQPGRNYLVPWLMQVVLAVSAYGLDAIDSVFNDFRDEQGFDAECLQGRAMGFAGKMLIHPAQIEPANRHFGPDPAAIAEAEAIIAAFADPASDGLNVINAGGRMVERLHLVQAESLVHKARLIAARQAAARKTM
- a CDS encoding metallopeptidase family protein — protein: MARIDQSDDWRDRHAPTISAFESLAMEAYSHLPDEFRQLTTNLTIEIEDFPDDDVFEDMALETPFDLLGLFEGRGISERFTVETGEMPNRIRLYRRPILDYWAENDETLGDIITHVLIHEIGHHFGLSDDDMERIEASAEEAAER
- a CDS encoding DUF1737 domain-containing protein, producing the protein MKLYRFLTGPDDASFCHKVTAALNKGWSLEGSPTYAFNAATGAMQCGQAVVKHVEGKDYDPEMKLSEQ
- the leuB gene encoding 3-isopropylmalate dehydrogenase; amino-acid sequence: MTARNLFLLPGDGIGPEAMGEVRKIIAYMNEAMNAGFVTDEGLVGGCAYDAHGAAISEADMQKALAADAVLFGAVGGPKWDSVPYEVRPEAGLLRLRKDLQLFANLRPAICYPALAAASSLKPELVEGLDILIIRELTGGVYFGEPKEIIDLGNGQKRGIDTQVYDTYEIERIAGVAFEMARTRQNRVCSMEKRNVMKSGVLWNQVVTETHKAKYSDVQLEHMLADAGGMQLVRQPKQFDVIVTDNLFGDMLSDVAAMLTGSLGMLPSASLGAPDGKTGKRKALYEPVHGSAPDIAGKGIANPIAMIASFAMCLRYSFNLVKEADDLEKAIANVLDKGIRTGDIMADGARQVGTVEMGDAILAEFKTLSA
- a CDS encoding VOC family protein; protein product: MDATTESNPTKMPPVKNGLLPYLTVGGAVKAAEFYKKAFGAEEAYLVPVDESGRTMHVHLYINGSSLMLSDAYPEYGHPFKGHEGFAIQLVIDDIDFWWDRAVAAGAEVVMPVELMFWGDRYGQLRDPFGVLWGLNAASK